Proteins encoded by one window of Ulvibacter sp. MAR_2010_11:
- a CDS encoding SprT-like domain-containing protein, translating into MTSILEKYIPQGSVQTVFELIKMNNVHLKIVNERVTRHGDYRKLPSGQHQITVNANLNPYRFLITLVHEIAHLVAFTKFGRSIKPHGREWKMTFQQLMLPFIRPEIFPNQLLPLLALHFKNPKATSDTDARLSLALKQYDPANDKNYIFEIPYDGLFKLYNGKVFKRGNKRVKRYECLEVATGRLYLFNPNAEVEFLK; encoded by the coding sequence ATGACAAGTATTCTAGAGAAATATATCCCTCAAGGTTCGGTACAAACCGTGTTCGAACTAATTAAAATGAATAATGTCCACCTAAAAATAGTGAATGAGCGTGTAACACGTCACGGAGATTATCGGAAATTGCCTAGCGGACAACACCAAATAACGGTGAATGCCAATTTGAATCCGTATCGTTTTTTAATTACATTGGTGCATGAGATTGCGCATTTGGTGGCCTTTACAAAGTTTGGCAGAAGTATTAAGCCTCATGGGAGAGAGTGGAAGATGACGTTTCAACAGTTAATGTTGCCCTTTATTCGCCCCGAAATATTTCCGAATCAATTATTGCCATTACTGGCACTTCATTTTAAAAATCCGAAGGCAACCAGTGATACCGATGCGCGTTTGTCGCTCGCGTTAAAGCAGTACGATCCTGCCAATGATAAAAACTATATCTTTGAAATTCCTTACGATGGCTTGTTTAAATTGTACAATGGAAAGGTTTTTAAGCGAGGGAATAAGAGAGTAAAACGTTATGAATGTTTGGAAGTTGCAACAGGTCGATTGTACCTTTTTAATCCCAATGCCGAAGTGGAATTTTTAAAATAA
- a CDS encoding mannose-1-phosphate guanylyltransferase, with translation MNTNYYAVIMAGGIGSRFWPVSTQEFPKQFHDMLGTGQTLLQKTFSRLNAIVPAENIYILTNDRYLDLTLSQLPEITTKQVVLEPAMRNTAPCILMSALKIQKENPDALMLVAPSDHWIEDEAAFIEDVQTCFKACEEDNILMTLGIQPTFPNTGYGYIESDKSSDNSIKKVKQFREKPDYETARQFIAEGNFLWNAGIFLWSVESITAAFQKETPTMYTLFADGSPFYNTDNEKEFVATHYEKAENISIDYAIMEKSDNVLVKQASFDWNDLGTWGALHDKMTTDASQNAVVRATPHLKDAMGNMIYTASEKLVVIEGISDYIIVDKENVLLIYPKEKEQNIKNLSKEISDTFGNEYT, from the coding sequence ATGAATACTAATTATTACGCCGTAATTATGGCCGGGGGAATTGGCTCTCGATTTTGGCCGGTAAGCACACAAGAATTTCCGAAGCAATTTCACGATATGTTAGGGACAGGTCAAACTTTGTTGCAAAAGACGTTCTCAAGATTAAATGCCATTGTTCCTGCCGAAAATATTTATATACTAACCAATGACAGGTATCTCGATTTAACATTGAGTCAGTTGCCCGAAATTACAACAAAACAAGTTGTTTTAGAGCCTGCTATGCGCAACACCGCACCCTGTATTCTGATGTCGGCTTTAAAAATTCAAAAGGAGAACCCCGATGCACTTATGTTAGTTGCCCCCAGCGATCATTGGATAGAAGATGAGGCAGCATTTATTGAAGATGTTCAAACCTGTTTTAAAGCATGTGAGGAGGACAATATATTGATGACCTTGGGAATTCAACCTACTTTTCCAAATACAGGTTATGGTTATATTGAAAGTGATAAAAGCAGTGATAATTCAATTAAAAAAGTGAAACAGTTTCGGGAAAAACCCGATTATGAAACTGCCAGGCAATTTATAGCTGAAGGGAATTTTCTATGGAATGCAGGTATTTTTTTATGGAGTGTAGAAAGTATTACAGCGGCTTTTCAAAAAGAGACGCCTACAATGTATACACTTTTTGCAGACGGATCTCCGTTTTATAATACGGATAATGAAAAAGAATTTGTCGCAACACATTACGAAAAGGCGGAAAATATATCGATAGACTATGCTATTATGGAAAAATCGGACAATGTCTTGGTAAAGCAGGCAAGCTTCGATTGGAACGATTTGGGAACCTGGGGAGCACTCCATGATAAAATGACCACTGATGCATCACAGAATGCTGTAGTGCGAGCAACACCTCATCTTAAAGATGCAATGGGAAATATGATCTATACAGCTTCGGAAAAGCTTGTAGTGATTGAAGGAATTAGTGATTATATTATTGTAGACAAAGAAAATGTATTACTTATTTATCCGAAGGAAAAGGAACAAAACATAAAGAATTTATCAAAGGAAATATCCGATACATTTGGCAACGAGTATACGTAA
- a CDS encoding DUF389 domain-containing protein, whose amino-acid sequence MTENTKQDQPIENSRLTTWIGIKKFLSELLDIRIDTDRDATIEAVKKDIPFKGHTAWILIFSIFVASIGLNVSSTAVVIGAMLISPLMGPIVGVGLAVAINDVETLKRSLINLGVMVFLSVLTAFLYFKLSPLTEETPELLARTYPTILDVLVAIFGGLALIVAKTKSGTIASVIFGVAIATALMPPLCTVGYGLAIGNLSYAGGAIYLFSINAVFIALSTFIVSKLLRFPLVRYANSKRRKRIAQFASLIALVVMVPSVYLFINLLDEQVFENRTKDYIKNVVRYDGAEVVKFTQDYKTKEIAIYLIGRPVPNDEITSWISQLKETEKLEEVRLRVYQGTDQSGELAAKLSNEVKAGILEDLYVKNEQLLQDKDSRITFLENEIANLKINNVPFKDLSEEVKINYEDIETFSYSSKITTNFKKTDTLPVINVKWNRNVSTRSKKEQMQRLEAWLKFKMKLDTLSVVEYP is encoded by the coding sequence ATGACTGAAAATACGAAGCAAGACCAACCCATAGAAAATTCGAGGTTAACGACTTGGATTGGAATTAAAAAATTTCTATCCGAATTGCTCGATATTCGAATTGACACAGACCGGGATGCAACCATTGAAGCCGTAAAGAAAGATATTCCGTTTAAAGGGCATACAGCCTGGATTTTAATATTTTCAATCTTTGTCGCCTCCATTGGGCTTAACGTAAGTAGTACGGCCGTGGTTATTGGTGCGATGTTAATATCACCCTTAATGGGGCCTATTGTTGGCGTTGGCTTGGCCGTAGCAATTAACGATGTTGAAACATTAAAACGATCGTTAATCAATTTGGGAGTAATGGTTTTTCTAAGTGTTTTAACTGCTTTTTTATATTTTAAATTATCACCACTTACCGAAGAAACACCCGAATTATTAGCACGTACCTATCCAACTATTTTAGATGTTTTGGTAGCCATATTTGGTGGATTGGCTTTGATCGTGGCTAAAACCAAAAGTGGAACCATAGCCAGTGTAATATTTGGTGTGGCTATCGCGACCGCTCTTATGCCGCCATTGTGTACGGTAGGATATGGTTTGGCGATAGGAAATCTGAGTTATGCCGGAGGAGCAATCTACCTTTTCTCTATCAATGCGGTTTTTATCGCCCTGTCCACATTTATTGTGTCAAAACTATTGCGTTTCCCCTTGGTACGTTACGCCAATTCCAAACGCCGTAAGCGTATTGCTCAGTTTGCGTCTCTAATTGCATTGGTTGTAATGGTACCCAGTGTCTATTTATTTATCAACCTTTTAGATGAACAGGTTTTTGAAAACAGAACCAAAGATTATATTAAAAATGTGGTTCGGTACGATGGAGCCGAAGTAGTTAAATTTACGCAAGATTACAAAACGAAAGAGATTGCGATTTACCTTATTGGAAGACCGGTGCCAAACGATGAGATTACTAGCTGGATATCGCAACTTAAAGAAACGGAAAAGTTAGAAGAGGTGCGTTTACGCGTTTATCAGGGTACCGACCAAAGCGGGGAGTTGGCTGCAAAATTATCGAACGAGGTAAAGGCCGGAATTTTGGAAGATTTATATGTAAAGAACGAACAACTATTGCAGGATAAGGATTCCAGAATTACTTTTTTAGAAAACGAAATTGCCAATTTGAAGATAAATAATGTTCCTTTTAAGGATTTAAGTGAAGAAGTGAAGATTAATTATGAGGATATTGAAACCTTTAGTTACTCCAGCAAGATTACCACCAATTTCAAGAAGACGGACACGCTACCCGTTATAAATGTTAAATGGAATAGAAACGTATCGACAAGAAGTAAGAAGGAGCAAATGCAGCGATTGGAAGCATGGCTTAAATTTAAAATGAAACTGGATACGCTCAGCGTCGTGGAATACCCATAA
- a CDS encoding FG-GAP-like repeat-containing protein: MKNNLLIGIALLCGASLIAQVSFINTGGLLGNYPDSSEVAVDMNGDYLDDYVRVTDGGIGIDYQQADGSFVSTFIAMTIEYPPNWSVAAADIDKNGYNDLVLGNGSRVAFLFANNDGTDYILDQQNEYIFSQRSTFADIDNDGDIDAFVCHDVDESHPYRNDGGQTMILDQNLIQTLDRPGNYAAIWVDYDNDGDLDMYLTKCRGGAPPGDENRDNAMYTNNGDGTYTENALDINMRDNAQSWATVFEDFDNDGDFDAFIVNHDFQNRLMENDGTGMFTDVIAASGIDANDLGAWENQAGDFNNDGFVDIFSELSKELYINNGDMTFTGINLSFDEGAIGDFNNDGFLDVVNDGDLWLNQGNSNNWVKVGLEGVQSNTNGIGARIEIYGDWGMQIREIRSGQGFSHMNSLLGHFGIGSSTSIDQMIIRWPSGIVDTFNNPDPNTTHIIVEGSGTLAVTDFEKNGIGMYPNPTRDMLNFSLKGLENTPISVIDVNGKVILKTKISVQNNLDVSSLQSGVYFIQLEVEKQTVSYKFVKN, encoded by the coding sequence ATGAAAAACAACTTACTTATTGGCATCGCGTTGTTGTGCGGTGCATCCCTAATTGCCCAGGTCTCCTTTATAAATACCGGCGGGTTATTAGGTAATTATCCCGATTCATCTGAAGTAGCAGTCGATATGAATGGTGATTATCTGGATGATTACGTTCGTGTAACTGACGGTGGAATTGGTATTGATTATCAACAAGCCGACGGAAGCTTCGTTTCAACCTTTATCGCCATGACGATTGAGTATCCTCCCAATTGGAGTGTTGCTGCAGCTGATATAGATAAAAACGGGTACAATGATTTAGTATTGGGTAACGGATCTCGAGTTGCATTTTTATTTGCAAATAATGACGGTACCGATTATATTTTAGATCAACAAAATGAGTACATCTTTAGTCAGCGTTCTACCTTTGCCGACATAGACAATGATGGCGATATTGATGCCTTCGTTTGTCATGATGTTGATGAAAGTCATCCGTACAGAAATGATGGCGGACAAACAATGATTTTAGATCAAAATCTAATTCAAACTTTGGACAGACCCGGAAATTATGCAGCTATTTGGGTAGATTATGATAACGATGGCGATTTGGATATGTATCTTACCAAATGTAGAGGTGGTGCACCTCCGGGAGATGAAAACCGTGATAATGCCATGTATACGAACAATGGTGACGGAACTTATACCGAAAATGCCTTAGACATTAATATGAGAGACAATGCTCAATCCTGGGCTACTGTTTTTGAAGACTTTGACAACGACGGTGATTTCGATGCCTTTATAGTAAATCATGATTTCCAAAACCGATTAATGGAAAATGATGGCACCGGAATGTTTACAGACGTTATTGCAGCTAGCGGAATTGACGCTAACGATCTGGGGGCTTGGGAAAATCAAGCCGGGGATTTTAATAACGATGGATTTGTGGATATTTTTTCTGAACTGTCCAAAGAGTTGTACATCAACAATGGCGATATGACCTTTACCGGCATCAATTTGTCTTTTGACGAAGGTGCTATTGGTGATTTTAACAACGATGGTTTCCTAGATGTTGTTAACGATGGTGATCTTTGGTTAAATCAAGGAAATTCTAACAACTGGGTAAAAGTAGGTTTGGAAGGCGTACAAAGTAACACCAATGGAATTGGTGCTCGTATCGAAATTTATGGAGACTGGGGAATGCAAATTCGTGAAATCCGTTCAGGGCAAGGCTTTAGTCATATGAATTCTCTTTTAGGACATTTTGGAATTGGAAGCAGTACTTCTATCGATCAAATGATTATTCGCTGGCCTTCCGGAATTGTGGATACTTTTAATAATCCAGATCCTAATACCACTCACATTATTGTGGAAGGAAGTGGAACTTTGGCAGTAACCGACTTTGAGAAAAACGGAATCGGCATGTATCCGAATCCTACCCGTGATATGCTAAACTTTTCATTAAAAGGATTGGAAAACACTCCAATTTCAGTTATTGACGTAAACGGAAAAGTAATTCTAAAAACAAAAATATCTGTTCAAAACAATCTGGATGTTTCTTCTCTACAGTCAGGTGTATACTTTATTCAACTTGAAGTTGAAAAACAAACAGTGTCTTATAAGTTTGTGAAGAATTAA
- a CDS encoding ABC transporter ATP-binding protein: protein MIQVENIHKSFGEEEILKGISTTFEKGKTNLIIGQSGSGKTVLLKCLIGLFKPDEGRIFYEEKAIQDMNDDEQRSLREEIGMLFQGGALFDSMTIEENVMFPLRMFTTQKKSEMLARVNEVLARVNLENVNKKYPAEISGGMQKRVSIARAIVNKPKYLFCDEPNSGLDPKTATVIDNLIQEITHEYNITTIVVTHDMNSVMEIGENIVLLKDGILVWQGTNEDIFKTSDEDVTNFVYSSDLFKKIRDIQIKEQ, encoded by the coding sequence ATGATTCAGGTAGAAAACATACATAAAAGTTTTGGCGAAGAAGAGATTTTAAAAGGGATCTCCACCACTTTCGAAAAGGGTAAAACGAATCTTATCATTGGGCAAAGTGGTAGTGGAAAAACAGTATTACTGAAATGTCTCATAGGCTTGTTTAAACCCGATGAAGGGCGCATTTTTTATGAAGAAAAAGCAATTCAAGATATGAATGATGACGAACAACGAAGCTTACGGGAAGAGATTGGGATGCTTTTTCAAGGTGGAGCTTTGTTCGATTCTATGACTATCGAAGAGAACGTTATGTTTCCGTTACGAATGTTCACCACTCAGAAGAAAAGTGAAATGTTGGCACGAGTAAACGAAGTGTTAGCACGTGTTAATCTCGAAAACGTCAATAAAAAATATCCCGCAGAAATCTCCGGTGGAATGCAAAAACGAGTTTCTATTGCACGAGCTATTGTAAATAAGCCAAAGTATTTATTCTGTGACGAACCCAATTCGGGTTTAGATCCAAAAACAGCTACCGTAATCGATAACCTAATTCAGGAAATTACTCATGAGTACAATATAACAACCATTGTAGTTACTCACGATATGAATTCGGTAATGGAAATTGGTGAAAATATAGTCCTGTTAAAAGACGGCATCTTAGTTTGGCAAGGCACCAATGAAGATATCTTTAAAACTAGCGACGAAGATGTCACGAACTTTGTTTATTCTTCCGATTTATTCAAAAAAATAAGAGATATACAAATTAAGGAGCAATAA
- a CDS encoding ABC transporter permease encodes MKYFKDIGSYFIMLRRVFSSFTKRSVLKELIFKEIDDLIIGSMGIVAFISFFVGGVIAIQTALNLDNPLLPKSLIGFATRQSIILEFAPTFMSIIMAGKVGSFITSSIGSMRVTEQIDALEVMGINSLNYLVFPKIVALMIYPFVIAVSMFLGILGGWMATVYGGFASSNQFISGLQENFDSFHLTYAFIKTFIFAFILATVPSWQGYFMKGGALEVGKASTNSFVWTSVLIILANYIVTQLLLS; translated from the coding sequence ATGAAATATTTTAAAGATATTGGTTCTTATTTTATAATGCTCAGACGAGTATTTAGCAGCTTCACAAAAAGATCGGTGTTAAAAGAATTAATATTCAAAGAAATTGATGATCTCATCATTGGTTCTATGGGTATTGTGGCATTTATATCCTTCTTTGTGGGAGGTGTAATAGCCATACAAACGGCCCTAAATCTTGACAATCCGCTGCTCCCAAAATCTCTTATTGGTTTCGCAACAAGACAGTCAATTATTCTCGAGTTTGCTCCTACCTTTATGTCTATCATCATGGCAGGGAAAGTAGGTTCATTTATTACTTCCAGTATTGGCTCTATGCGAGTGACCGAGCAGATTGACGCACTAGAGGTCATGGGTATCAACTCACTCAATTACCTGGTATTTCCAAAAATTGTTGCCTTAATGATTTATCCTTTTGTTATTGCAGTATCTATGTTCCTCGGAATTTTAGGGGGATGGATGGCAACAGTCTATGGAGGTTTTGCAAGTTCTAACCAGTTTATATCCGGTTTACAGGAAAATTTTGATTCCTTTCATCTTACCTACGCCTTTATTAAAACTTTCATCTTTGCTTTTATCTTAGCTACAGTCCCCTCATGGCAGGGCTATTTTATGAAAGGTGGCGCACTTGAAGTCGGAAAAGCAAGCACCAACTCCTTTGTTTGGACCAGTGTACTAATTATATTGGCCAATTACATTGTAACACAACTTTTATTAAGCTAA
- a CDS encoding alkaline phosphatase translates to MYNCIPKLFFIAIFFTLMGYPQNVSAQQTIINNKPKNIILLIGDGMGLSQISAGFYFNENPSNFERFSVIGLIKTSASDDVVTDSASSATAYASGVKTYNGAIGVTQDTLTIETIAEYVSKKNVATGIIATSSITHATPACFYSHVKSRGMYEEIAEFLPSSGIDFFAGGGLQFFNKRKDKKDLVEELKKQGFEVTTGSLPQSLTKDKQAILLANNSMPTILEGRGDFLPNVTKMAIESLSENPNGFFLMVEGSQIDWGGHDNDAAYLIAEQLDFEKTIGVALDFAKKNGETLVLVTADHETGGFTLATDNGDYSKIKPTFSTTGHSATLIPLFAEGPGRELFGGVYENTEVYHKIKALFSR, encoded by the coding sequence ATGTATAATTGTATCCCCAAATTGTTTTTTATTGCCATCTTTTTTACACTAATGGGTTACCCCCAGAATGTATCGGCTCAACAAACTATTATTAATAACAAACCGAAAAACATTATTCTACTCATCGGAGATGGGATGGGCTTGAGTCAGATTTCGGCAGGTTTTTATTTTAATGAAAATCCGTCGAATTTTGAACGATTTTCCGTAATAGGGCTTATTAAAACATCGGCCTCAGATGATGTAGTAACCGATTCGGCCTCGAGTGCTACCGCCTATGCCAGCGGGGTTAAGACATACAACGGAGCCATTGGCGTTACTCAAGATACCCTCACCATAGAAACAATAGCTGAGTATGTTTCAAAAAAAAATGTGGCAACAGGAATTATTGCCACCTCTTCCATCACCCATGCAACGCCCGCCTGTTTCTATTCACATGTAAAATCCAGAGGTATGTATGAAGAAATTGCCGAGTTTTTACCATCGAGCGGGATCGATTTCTTTGCAGGCGGTGGCTTGCAATTTTTCAATAAACGAAAGGACAAAAAAGATCTTGTTGAAGAACTAAAAAAGCAAGGTTTTGAAGTTACCACCGGCTCCCTGCCACAATCATTGACCAAAGACAAACAGGCCATTTTATTGGCTAATAATTCCATGCCAACCATACTGGAAGGTCGGGGAGATTTTCTTCCCAACGTTACAAAAATGGCAATCGAGTCACTTTCTGAAAATCCAAATGGTTTCTTTCTAATGGTGGAAGGGTCGCAAATTGATTGGGGAGGACATGACAACGACGCTGCCTATCTCATCGCAGAACAATTGGATTTTGAAAAAACCATAGGCGTTGCTTTGGATTTTGCCAAAAAAAATGGCGAGACTTTAGTCCTGGTTACGGCAGATCACGAAACGGGAGGTTTTACTCTTGCGACCGACAATGGCGACTACAGCAAAATTAAGCCAACCTTTTCTACCACGGGACATTCCGCTACACTAATACCTCTTTTTGCTGAAGGACCCGGCCGGGAACTCTTTGGAGGAGTTTATGAAAATACTGAAGTATATCATAAAATAAAGGCACTTTTTTCGAGATAA
- a CDS encoding glycosyltransferase family 2 protein — protein sequence MNFYVIIPAHNEEAFLAQTLQSLVEQTVLPKKIVVVNDNSTDGTQQVLDSFTEKYDFISSVFKSSAAKNTPGKKVIEAFSKGFESLDDAFDVVCKFDADLIFPKHYLESIQQIFEANPHCGMAGGFCYVEKNDSWKLENLTNKDHIRGALKAYRKECFVQINGLRNAMGWDTVDELLAKYHGWEVKTDTYLHVKHLKPTGASYSKASKYKQGEAFYTMRYGFLLTAIASAKLAFRKKSISFFLHSLQGYRKALQQNKEFIVSEEEGKFIRTLRWNAIKKKLFLKS from the coding sequence ATGAATTTTTACGTCATCATACCTGCCCATAACGAAGAAGCATTTCTTGCCCAAACCCTTCAATCGTTGGTGGAACAGACTGTGCTTCCGAAAAAGATAGTAGTAGTCAACGACAATTCTACCGATGGGACACAACAAGTCCTGGATTCATTTACTGAAAAATATGATTTTATTTCAAGTGTTTTCAAATCTTCTGCGGCAAAAAACACTCCCGGAAAAAAGGTAATCGAAGCTTTTAGCAAAGGATTTGAAAGTTTGGATGATGCATTTGATGTAGTTTGCAAATTTGATGCAGATCTTATTTTTCCGAAGCATTATCTTGAATCCATACAGCAAATTTTTGAAGCCAATCCACATTGTGGTATGGCGGGTGGTTTTTGTTATGTTGAAAAGAATGATTCCTGGAAATTGGAAAACCTAACCAATAAAGACCACATAAGAGGAGCTCTAAAAGCATATCGCAAAGAATGTTTTGTGCAAATTAATGGATTGCGCAATGCCATGGGTTGGGACACTGTAGATGAACTTTTAGCAAAATATCACGGGTGGGAAGTCAAAACAGATACTTATTTGCACGTTAAACATTTAAAACCTACGGGCGCCTCCTATTCGAAAGCTTCAAAATACAAACAGGGTGAAGCATTTTATACCATGCGTTATGGCTTTTTGCTAACCGCGATTGCTTCGGCTAAATTAGCCTTCAGAAAAAAAAGTATTTCGTTCTTTTTACATTCTCTTCAAGGGTATAGAAAAGCATTACAACAAAACAAAGAATTTATAGTTTCAGAAGAAGAAGGAAAATTTATAAGAACACTGCGTTGGAACGCCATAAAAAAGAAACTCTTTTTAAAGTCATAA
- a CDS encoding methyltransferase produces the protein MYDGKIPKKRYKRTLQFLKEVVPTSQTILDLGVVNPFSEIMKEHGYSVTNTRGEDLDLDTSAVQTNEYDVITAFEIFEHLISPFNVLQDCKAKKLVASVPLKLWFASAYQSKTDERDRHYHEFEDWQFDWLLEKAGWHIKKREKFTNPIKKIGIRPILRRFTPRYYLVYAERI, from the coding sequence ATGTATGACGGAAAGATTCCAAAAAAAAGGTACAAACGAACCCTCCAATTTTTAAAAGAAGTTGTCCCTACATCCCAAACTATTCTAGATTTAGGCGTGGTCAATCCTTTTTCTGAAATCATGAAAGAACACGGATATTCGGTTACAAATACCCGGGGTGAAGATTTGGATTTGGATACTTCGGCAGTGCAAACGAACGAATACGACGTAATAACAGCCTTCGAGATATTTGAACACCTTATCTCTCCTTTTAATGTCCTTCAGGATTGTAAGGCGAAAAAATTGGTTGCTTCTGTTCCTCTAAAATTATGGTTTGCCTCTGCTTATCAAAGTAAGACCGATGAACGCGACAGACATTATCACGAATTTGAAGATTGGCAATTTGATTGGTTACTCGAAAAAGCCGGCTGGCATATTAAAAAACGTGAAAAGTTTACCAATCCAATTAAGAAAATTGGCATTCGACCTATCCTGAGACGATTTACGCCCAGATACTATCTGGTATACGCCGAACGTATTTAA
- a CDS encoding 3-oxoacyl-ACP synthase III family protein, producing MGVTIIGIGSYIPCGVATNEEFGNHNFFNEDGSKFGYENDVIIEKFKAITGIAERRYIKDDLTTSDIASLAAQKAIDDAKIDKEELDYIIVAHNYGDVKHGAVQSDTVPSIASRVKHILKIKNPYCVAYDMLFGCPGWVESMIQANAFIKSGIAKKCLVIGAEALSRVVDQHDRDSMIYSDGAGAAVVEHKEGSSGILAHKSATFTYDEAHFIYFGESNNQELTDARRYIKMYGRKIYEFALNNVPSAMKDCLDSSGIAITEVKKIFIHQANEKMDEAIMKRFYKLYGVEAPEGVMPMTIDKLGNSSVATVPTLYDLVVKGKLENQEVNEGDIVLFASVGAGMNINAIVYRV from the coding sequence ATGGGAGTTACAATCATAGGTATAGGCAGTTACATCCCCTGCGGGGTTGCAACAAATGAAGAGTTTGGGAATCATAACTTCTTCAATGAAGACGGGTCAAAGTTTGGATATGAGAACGATGTTATTATTGAAAAATTTAAAGCGATTACCGGCATTGCCGAGCGACGCTATATTAAAGATGATCTAACGACTTCAGACATTGCTTCTCTGGCAGCGCAAAAAGCCATAGATGATGCGAAAATAGACAAAGAAGAACTCGATTACATAATTGTCGCGCATAATTATGGTGATGTGAAACACGGAGCGGTGCAGAGTGATACGGTTCCCAGTATCGCTTCCAGAGTAAAACACATTCTAAAAATAAAGAATCCTTATTGTGTAGCTTACGATATGCTGTTTGGTTGCCCGGGTTGGGTCGAGTCCATGATTCAGGCAAACGCTTTTATCAAATCGGGGATTGCAAAAAAATGCCTGGTAATTGGCGCTGAAGCACTTTCACGTGTAGTAGATCAACACGATAGGGACTCGATGATTTACAGTGATGGAGCAGGGGCTGCTGTTGTTGAACACAAAGAAGGTTCCAGCGGAATACTGGCACATAAAAGTGCAACTTTTACGTATGATGAGGCGCATTTTATATATTTCGGAGAATCGAACAATCAAGAACTCACGGACGCCCGACGCTATATTAAAATGTATGGGCGAAAAATATACGAATTCGCTTTAAATAATGTTCCTTCAGCAATGAAAGACTGTCTTGATAGTAGTGGTATTGCTATTACCGAAGTGAAGAAAATTTTTATTCATCAGGCTAATGAAAAGATGGATGAAGCTATTATGAAGCGTTTCTACAAATTGTATGGGGTAGAGGCTCCCGAGGGTGTGATGCCAATGACCATAGACAAATTAGGGAATTCGAGTGTGGCGACTGTCCCAACTTTATACGATTTGGTGGTTAAAGGTAAACTCGAGAATCAGGAAGTAAATGAAGGAGATATAGTATTGTTTGCCAGCGTGGGAGCGGGTATGAACATCAACGCAATTGTTTATAGAGTGTGA